One genomic segment of Borrelia coriaceae includes these proteins:
- a CDS encoding DJ-1 family glyoxalase III yields the protein MRVAIVLANGFEEIEAIIPMDILRRGGVDLQVVSLNDDKIVASSKGVTVLADNKISDCSAEHLDLIILPGGMPGATNLFESKDLDIILRDMNLQGKLIAAICASPAVVLSAKRLLGVNKFTCYPGFENDIIDGEFVDEDVVISNNFITSKGVGTAFEFAFTLLNIVKGERVLEDVKRQVLL from the coding sequence ATGAGAGTGGCAATTGTTCTTGCAAATGGCTTTGAAGAGATTGAGGCTATAATTCCTATGGATATTTTAAGACGTGGTGGTGTTGATCTACAGGTTGTTAGTTTAAATGACGATAAGATTGTTGCAAGTTCTAAGGGAGTTACTGTTTTGGCTGATAATAAAATATCGGATTGTAGTGCGGAGCATTTGGATTTAATAATACTTCCTGGAGGAATGCCTGGTGCTACAAATCTTTTTGAGTCAAAAGATTTAGATATAATTTTAAGAGATATGAACTTACAAGGCAAATTGATTGCAGCCATTTGTGCATCACCAGCAGTTGTTCTTTCTGCAAAGAGACTCTTAGGTGTAAATAAGTTTACTTGCTATCCCGGCTTTGAAAATGATATTATTGATGGTGAATTTGTGGATGAGGATGTTGTTATTAGTAATAATTTTATTACTTCTAAGGGTGTTGGCACGGCTTTTGAATTTGCTTTTACTTTGCTTAATATTGTTAAGGGAGAGAGAGTCCTTGAGGATGTTAAAAGGCAAGTTTTACTTTAA
- a CDS encoding acetate kinase has translation MKILTLNTGSSSLKFTLYDHKDTQIIISGTIEKIKTKKSIIQIKTKNGLLEITDKHIKSHKEALKQLIKILTDKKSKIIDNLDEIQGIGHRIVHGGSNFKNSTILNENILSELKKISELAPLHNPTAIKVIEATLKVFPNAKQVLCFDTSWHQTMNEHAFLYAIPYSWYKDYNIRKYGFHGLSYSYITKRAAKILNKHKKDLNLIILHLGNGSSINAVKKGISYDTSMGLTPLEGLVMGTRSGDIDPAIIPLMSKLLKKTPKKIEEILNKESGMLGISLKSNDLRDIWKGVENNEYNSKLAVEIMAYRIRKYIGSYLAVLDFNIDAIIFTAGIGVTNYGIRELSLKGFEKLGIEIDLQKNNLARDKNTESEISSEKSKTKILVIPTNEELTILEDTYNLITGHS, from the coding sequence ATGAAAATATTAACACTTAATACAGGAAGTTCTTCATTAAAATTTACACTCTATGATCACAAAGACACACAAATAATAATATCTGGAACAATTGAAAAAATAAAAACAAAAAAATCAATCATCCAAATTAAAACCAAAAATGGCTTACTAGAAATAACAGATAAACACATTAAATCACATAAGGAAGCACTCAAACAACTAATTAAAATACTAACAGATAAGAAATCAAAAATTATAGACAATTTAGATGAAATTCAAGGCATAGGACACAGAATTGTACATGGGGGTTCAAATTTCAAAAATTCAACAATACTGAACGAAAATATTTTAAGTGAACTAAAAAAAATATCCGAACTTGCCCCTCTTCATAATCCAACTGCAATAAAAGTTATAGAAGCAACACTTAAAGTATTTCCAAATGCAAAACAAGTTTTATGTTTTGACACATCGTGGCACCAAACCATGAATGAGCATGCATTTTTATATGCCATACCATATTCTTGGTATAAAGATTATAATATCAGAAAATATGGATTCCATGGTTTATCATATTCATATATAACAAAAAGAGCTGCAAAAATACTTAACAAACACAAAAAAGATCTAAACTTAATAATACTACACCTAGGTAATGGTTCAAGCATAAATGCAGTCAAAAAAGGAATATCTTACGATACAAGCATGGGTCTTACCCCTCTTGAAGGACTTGTAATGGGTACAAGAAGTGGAGATATAGATCCTGCAATCATTCCTTTAATGAGCAAACTACTAAAGAAAACCCCAAAAAAGATTGAAGAAATCCTTAACAAAGAAAGTGGTATGCTTGGGATATCCCTTAAGTCAAACGATCTAAGAGATATTTGGAAAGGAGTAGAAAATAATGAGTATAATTCTAAGCTTGCAGTTGAAATAATGGCTTACAGAATAAGAAAATATATTGGCTCTTACCTTGCAGTACTTGACTTCAATATTGATGCAATAATTTTCACAGCTGGAATTGGTGTTACCAATTATGGAATAAGAGAATTATCACTAAAAGGATTTGAAAAACTTGGAATAGAAATCGATCTTCAAAAGAATAACTTGGCAAGAGACAAAAATACAGAATCTGAAATCTCAAGTGAAAAAAGTAAAACAAAAATACTGGTAATACCAACAAACGAAGAATTAACCATACTTGAAGACACCTACAATTTAATTACAGGTCATTCATAA
- a CDS encoding cation diffusion facilitator family transporter encodes MVKIINNKNINKCTHLELASLKKDEIYIVYIENNVEIVSYLKAKIQNKEIKINNFYINPNFKAEGIERILIHNLIHYGKKNKMQKILCQINDIEEELKNLGFGNNNNIYEKELTYEIKKNTLIMRIGLISVLAEVASIASKLTVGILFNSFALIADALHVTSDFILSTITYFSLKITNRPETIYYPYGYKRMENLIALIIGLVIIISGFTIFLSTTGLNKLVDLSSKFELHSHHHDHSHDDKKNILEIFSNNSFKKSIWIPLIPFIFFLVKIIEHLVKFQIGNRYNNHLLLALSSFDKNCIFSHGGTTLSLLLANYVWTGFDKIISICISFIMIKEGLHVIINNANNLLSKQDLNLKREIKNTLKNINVNFKELNFSYQGNELNLYIKLDLSHENDLKSLIQKTETIKDTIKKYHKEICKIYILM; translated from the coding sequence ATGGTTAAAATAATCAACAATAAAAATATTAATAAGTGCACTCACCTAGAACTTGCAAGCTTAAAAAAAGATGAAATTTACATAGTTTACATAGAAAATAATGTTGAAATAGTTTCATACCTGAAAGCTAAAATACAAAATAAAGAGATTAAAATTAATAACTTTTATATTAATCCAAATTTTAAAGCAGAAGGAATAGAGAGAATTCTTATTCATAACTTAATTCATTATGGCAAAAAAAATAAAATGCAAAAAATATTATGTCAAATTAACGATATCGAGGAAGAACTTAAAAATCTCGGATTTGGAAATAACAATAATATATATGAAAAAGAATTAACTTATGAAATAAAAAAAAACACACTTATAATGAGAATAGGATTGATCTCAGTATTAGCAGAAGTAGCATCAATAGCATCCAAACTTACTGTGGGAATTCTTTTTAATTCATTCGCACTCATCGCAGATGCACTTCACGTTACATCAGATTTCATCCTATCTACAATTACTTATTTTAGTTTAAAAATTACGAATCGACCTGAAACAATTTATTATCCTTATGGATATAAAAGAATGGAAAACCTAATAGCACTTATTATAGGATTAGTCATCATAATATCAGGATTTACAATATTTTTAAGCACAACAGGATTAAATAAATTGGTAGATCTTAGCAGTAAATTTGAATTGCATAGTCACCACCACGACCATAGTCACGATGATAAAAAAAATATATTAGAAATATTTTCAAATAATTCATTTAAAAAAAGCATTTGGATACCATTAATACCCTTTATATTTTTCTTAGTCAAGATAATCGAACATTTGGTAAAATTCCAAATTGGCAATAGATATAACAATCATTTACTATTAGCATTATCATCATTTGACAAAAACTGCATATTTTCTCATGGAGGAACCACACTAAGCTTATTACTTGCAAATTATGTATGGACAGGATTTGATAAAATCATATCTATATGCATTAGCTTTATAATGATCAAAGAAGGACTACACGTAATAATCAATAATGCTAATAATCTCCTCTCAAAACAAGACCTAAACTTAAAGAGAGAAATAAAAAACACATTAAAAAATATAAATGTAAATTTCAAAGAACTTAACTTTTCCTATCAAGGAAATGAACTAAATCTATATATCAAATTAGATCTAAGCCATGAAAATGACTTAAAAAGTTTAATACAAAAAACAGAAACAATAAAAGACACAATAAAAAAATATCATAAAGAAATATGTAAAATATACATTTTAATGTAA
- a CDS encoding glycoside hydrolase family 3 N-terminal domain-containing protein: MEDKELLGQMFMISYPGEQITKFTLNFIKEKNLGGIKIFGWNAKNLQMLIESINKAQSMSQKNKFKIPLFIATDQEGGWTQHIKLTTSKTIGNLGITATLSPNDSYLTGYHIANELKQLGINLNFAPITDIYSNEQNFTIGPRTYSNNPQIVSLFALAFYKGQKQAGIISTAKHFPGHGNTVVDSHIKMPIIDLSLKEMLSNELIPYKILIQENIPIIMSGHLAYPMLTNGKEIPASSSIKIIKELLRKDLKYDNLIITDDLLMNAVKYNNESIYDTIERIIRTETDILLISLNENIQNNAYNKLFTLMQKDKEIRENIIKSNKRILRIKLEYLKERKNETEIYPNHKKAQSIPTKEAKKFFEQSTLRGITKIKLFKTISKHKKTLLISPYSTMITEGKKIFQKNFGYYYDYYPLNSMNSTTLQEIKKLIEEHEQVIFNLSTPASLKYVENLKEYKDKLSIIVSLTPQHIKQLDWIQNIVIVYGTTSLSFKSGFLTLTQDFNPKGQIPLINFKP; the protein is encoded by the coding sequence ATGGAAGACAAAGAGTTACTGGGCCAAATGTTTATGATAAGTTATCCAGGAGAACAGATCACAAAATTCACACTAAACTTTATAAAAGAAAAAAACTTAGGGGGAATCAAAATTTTTGGATGGAATGCAAAAAATTTGCAAATGCTAATAGAAAGCATAAATAAAGCACAATCAATGTCTCAAAAAAATAAATTTAAAATACCCTTATTTATAGCAACAGATCAAGAAGGAGGATGGACACAACATATAAAACTCACAACATCAAAGACAATAGGAAACCTTGGAATTACAGCGACCCTATCACCAAACGATTCTTACCTTACAGGATATCACATAGCAAATGAATTAAAACAACTCGGAATTAACTTGAATTTTGCACCCATAACAGACATTTACAGTAATGAACAAAATTTTACAATAGGACCAAGGACGTACTCAAACAATCCACAAATCGTTTCTCTTTTTGCTCTGGCTTTTTATAAAGGACAAAAACAAGCAGGCATAATTTCAACAGCAAAACACTTCCCCGGACATGGCAACACTGTTGTTGATTCCCATATCAAAATGCCAATAATAGACTTAAGTTTAAAAGAAATGTTATCAAATGAACTAATACCATACAAAATATTAATACAAGAAAATATTCCAATTATTATGAGCGGGCACTTAGCATACCCAATGCTTACAAATGGCAAAGAAATACCTGCATCATCATCAATAAAAATCATCAAGGAACTACTTAGAAAAGATCTGAAATACGATAATTTAATCATAACAGATGACTTATTAATGAATGCAGTAAAATATAATAATGAAAGCATCTATGACACAATTGAAAGAATTATTAGAACTGAAACTGATATTCTATTAATATCACTAAACGAAAACATACAAAACAATGCTTATAATAAGCTATTCACTCTCATGCAAAAAGATAAGGAGATAAGAGAAAATATTATTAAATCCAATAAGAGAATACTTAGAATAAAGTTAGAATACTTAAAAGAAAGAAAAAATGAAACGGAAATTTATCCAAACCATAAAAAAGCTCAATCAATACCCACTAAAGAAGCTAAAAAATTTTTTGAACAAAGCACATTAAGAGGAATAACTAAAATAAAGTTATTTAAAACAATATCAAAGCATAAAAAAACACTATTAATATCACCTTACAGCACAATGATTACAGAAGGGAAAAAAATATTTCAAAAAAATTTTGGCTATTACTATGACTATTACCCCTTAAACAGCATGAATTCCACAACACTCCAAGAGATAAAAAAACTCATCGAAGAACATGAACAAGTGATTTTTAATCTTTCAACACCCGCCAGCCTAAAATATGTAGAAAACTTAAAAGAATATAAAGATAAATTAAGTATAATTGTCTCGCTTACACCTCAACACATTAAACAATTAGACTGGATACAAAATATAGTAATAGTATACGGAACAACATCACTGTCATTTAAATCTGGCTTCTTAACTTTGACACAAGATTTTAATCCAAAAGGACAAATTCCCTTAATAAACTTTAAGCCCTAA
- the mfd gene encoding transcription-repair coupling factor: MNIEKELTTRLNNNKNLKKIQELIAKNLSFSIVGQEGFFKAFLINKIKEYSSNNKIILIVKNENISDILKNDLMQITDKIYELNYFSPLIYKDISSKGKIFIERVKFLINFYKNNPGIYIASLKSLLSKIPSKENLFKNIYKIQTKTEIKIKNFESKLIRLGYEQTTRVTLPGEFTIKSDIIDIYSFNKPEPIRISLYGDTIKEIKYFNPLTQLNKGNSIEEFNIIPKKEIIWNNENINKLKNHIKENEYKKLFEQIETKYHARAEEIFYPLIGDTYLSQQIHEDTPTINFEIPNLQEEIKKIYKEYEKLYNQAIESGKKTIAPKEIFINSNDLKLKTNVFMVKNPENINTEKVVEFKIESERNFFSNITLAKEEIQNWLNNGFKVIIAAESNSQKEKLKYIFKDLTKIKIEILKISSSLIITKEKIAIILESDIFNRRQKTNKNFESSKTKTIDSFIEVEKNSHVVHINHGIGIFREIKRIKTSLLEKDYIEIEYANNERLFIPIEQTHLIQRYIGNGTQNIKLDKISSKTWEKKKAYAKKKIDAIADKLVALYSERENTKGFQYPQDNEWQLVFESEFPYDETPDQLTAISEIKQDMMSLKVMDRLLCGDVGFGKTEVAMRVAFKAVMGKKQVAILSPTTILTEQHFNTFKQRFKNFPINIEMISRFIQKSKEKEIIQKLETGEIDIIIGTHKILSKKIIYKNLGLIIIDEEQRFGVREKEKLKEIKISVDCLALSATPIPRSLHMSLIKLRDISVLKTPPKNRIKIETYVEEFSEIIIKHAIENELSRDGQVFFVHHNIQELDSIKVMIEKVIPYARIATIHAKLKDDQIENIMHDFINKSYQVLLSTTIIENGIDIENANTIIINNANRFGLAQLYQLRGRVGRGSQKAFAYFLYKENSSLKENAIERLKAISEFSELGAGFQIAMKDMEIRGVGNLLGREQHGEIESIGLDYYLTMLNNAIEKRMGKNFKEDEINIEINYNGFIPDSYINNEQDKISIYKKISVIQSEEENNKIRAEIHDRFGTIPKELNTLLILSELKILAKKLNIASLKEKNDLLEIEYFNIKSIPVKKIMQIIKDNPTILKINPEHKNSVFLNLKHIEESEKINYIYRNLNLLL; the protein is encoded by the coding sequence ATGAATATAGAAAAAGAATTAACTACTAGGTTAAACAACAATAAAAATTTAAAAAAGATACAAGAACTTATTGCAAAAAATTTATCCTTTTCAATAGTAGGACAAGAAGGATTTTTTAAAGCTTTTTTAATCAACAAAATAAAAGAATACAGTAGTAATAATAAAATTATATTAATAGTTAAAAATGAAAATATTTCAGATATACTCAAAAATGATTTAATGCAAATTACAGACAAAATATATGAGCTTAACTACTTCAGCCCCCTTATATATAAAGACATAAGCTCAAAAGGTAAAATATTTATTGAAAGAGTAAAATTCTTAATCAATTTTTATAAAAATAATCCTGGAATATACATTGCTTCGCTAAAATCTCTACTTAGTAAAATCCCCTCAAAAGAAAATTTATTTAAAAACATATATAAAATTCAAACAAAAACAGAAATAAAAATAAAAAATTTTGAAAGCAAACTCATAAGACTAGGATATGAACAAACAACTAGAGTCACATTACCTGGGGAATTCACAATAAAGAGTGACATAATAGACATATATTCATTTAACAAACCAGAACCAATAAGAATTTCACTGTATGGTGATACAATAAAAGAAATCAAATATTTCAATCCTCTAACTCAATTAAATAAAGGCAATTCCATTGAAGAATTTAACATAATTCCCAAAAAGGAAATCATTTGGAATAACGAAAACATAAACAAATTAAAAAATCACATCAAAGAAAATGAATATAAAAAATTATTTGAACAAATTGAAACAAAATATCATGCAAGAGCAGAAGAGATATTTTATCCATTAATAGGAGACACATACCTAAGTCAACAGATACATGAAGATACACCTACTATCAATTTCGAAATACCAAATTTACAAGAAGAGATAAAAAAAATATATAAAGAGTATGAAAAACTTTATAACCAAGCAATAGAGTCTGGGAAAAAAACAATTGCACCAAAAGAAATTTTCATAAACTCTAATGATCTAAAACTCAAAACTAATGTTTTCATGGTTAAAAATCCTGAAAACATAAACACAGAAAAAGTTGTAGAATTCAAAATTGAAAGTGAACGTAATTTTTTTTCAAATATTACACTTGCAAAGGAAGAAATACAAAACTGGTTAAATAATGGATTTAAAGTAATCATTGCAGCAGAATCTAATTCACAAAAAGAAAAATTAAAATATATTTTTAAAGATCTTACAAAAATTAAAATTGAAATTTTAAAAATATCAAGCTCACTTATAATAACAAAAGAAAAAATAGCCATTATCCTTGAATCAGATATCTTTAATAGAAGACAAAAAACAAATAAAAATTTTGAATCATCAAAAACAAAAACTATTGATTCATTTATTGAAGTTGAAAAAAATAGTCATGTCGTTCACATAAACCATGGAATTGGAATATTCCGAGAGATCAAAAGAATTAAAACAAGTCTTCTTGAAAAAGACTATATTGAAATTGAATACGCAAATAACGAGAGATTATTTATACCAATTGAACAAACACACCTTATTCAAAGATATATCGGAAATGGAACTCAAAACATAAAATTAGATAAAATCAGCTCAAAGACCTGGGAAAAGAAAAAAGCTTATGCAAAGAAAAAAATTGATGCAATTGCCGATAAACTTGTTGCACTTTATTCAGAAAGAGAAAACACTAAAGGATTTCAATATCCTCAAGATAATGAATGGCAATTAGTATTTGAATCAGAATTTCCATACGATGAAACCCCTGATCAATTAACAGCAATATCAGAAATTAAACAAGACATGATGAGTCTAAAAGTAATGGATAGACTTTTATGTGGAGATGTTGGATTTGGTAAGACTGAAGTTGCAATGAGGGTAGCATTCAAAGCTGTCATGGGCAAAAAACAAGTAGCAATACTCTCTCCAACAACAATCCTTACAGAACAACACTTCAATACATTTAAACAAAGATTTAAAAACTTTCCAATCAACATTGAAATGATAAGCAGGTTTATACAAAAATCAAAAGAAAAAGAAATTATTCAAAAATTAGAAACAGGTGAAATCGATATAATCATTGGCACACACAAAATACTCTCAAAAAAAATCATATATAAAAACTTAGGACTAATTATAATCGATGAAGAACAAAGATTTGGAGTAAGAGAAAAAGAGAAACTAAAGGAAATAAAAATCTCTGTTGACTGCCTTGCCTTATCAGCAACCCCAATTCCTAGATCCCTTCATATGTCATTGATCAAATTAAGAGACATTTCTGTACTAAAAACGCCTCCTAAAAATAGAATCAAAATAGAAACTTATGTAGAAGAATTTAGCGAAATAATAATTAAACATGCAATAGAAAATGAGCTTTCACGAGATGGGCAAGTATTCTTTGTACATCATAATATTCAAGAATTAGATTCAATAAAAGTAATGATAGAAAAAGTAATCCCTTATGCAAGAATTGCAACAATCCATGCAAAGCTTAAAGATGACCAAATTGAAAACATTATGCATGATTTTATAAATAAATCATATCAAGTATTGCTATCAACAACAATAATTGAAAATGGAATAGATATTGAAAATGCAAATACAATAATCATTAACAATGCAAACAGATTTGGACTTGCACAACTATACCAACTAAGAGGCAGAGTTGGCAGAGGCTCTCAGAAAGCCTTCGCTTATTTCTTATATAAAGAAAACTCAAGCTTAAAAGAAAATGCCATTGAAAGATTAAAGGCAATATCTGAATTTTCAGAGCTTGGAGCAGGATTTCAAATTGCAATGAAAGACATGGAAATAAGAGGCGTTGGAAACTTACTTGGAAGAGAACAACATGGGGAGATTGAATCTATTGGACTAGATTATTACTTAACAATGTTAAACAACGCAATTGAAAAACGCATGGGAAAGAATTTTAAGGAAGATGAAATCAATATTGAAATTAACTACAATGGATTCATCCCAGATAGCTATATAAACAATGAACAAGACAAAATATCAATTTATAAAAAAATATCAGTAATCCAAAGTGAGGAAGAAAATAACAAAATAAGAGCAGAAATTCATGATCGATTTGGAACAATTCCAAAAGAGCTTAACACTTTACTTATATTATCAGAATTAAAAATACTTGCAAAAAAACTAAATATTGCCAGCCTTAAAGAAAAAAATGACTTACTTGAAATCGAATATTTCAATATAAAGAGTATTCCTGTGAAAAAAATAATGCAAATTATAAAAGACAATCCTACTATACTAAAAATAAATCCAGAACACAAAAATTCAGTTTTTTTAAACCTAAAACACATTGAAGAATCAGAAAAAATAAACTACATATATAGAAATCTAAATCTATTATTATAA
- the rpsD gene encoding 30S ribosomal protein S4 has protein sequence MNRKNIAKGKLVRRFSVNIFEQPKYDKLLKKKPNPPGMHGRSRRAKITEYGKQLIEKQKVKFTYGVNERQLTNIFKEARKHHGVTGDNLLALLERRIDNVVYRAGFAISRAHARQIVAHGIIMLNGRRVTIPSITLRANDIIQVKEKDSLKKLVRSNIEKTSTLRKLPTWIEVNADDLNAKVTRPPARDEIPTLANEQMIVEYYSKRA, from the coding sequence ATGAACAGGAAAAATATAGCTAAAGGTAAGTTAGTAAGACGATTTAGTGTAAATATTTTCGAACAACCTAAATACGATAAATTGCTCAAAAAAAAGCCTAATCCACCTGGAATGCATGGGCGTTCTAGAAGAGCTAAAATTACAGAATATGGAAAACAATTAATAGAAAAGCAAAAAGTAAAATTTACCTATGGTGTCAACGAAAGGCAGCTTACTAATATTTTTAAAGAAGCTAGGAAACATCATGGTGTTACAGGAGATAATCTCTTAGCACTACTTGAGAGAAGAATCGATAATGTTGTATATAGGGCTGGATTTGCCATTTCAAGAGCACACGCAAGGCAAATAGTTGCACATGGCATTATAATGCTTAATGGTAGAAGGGTTACAATTCCATCTATTACCCTAAGAGCAAACGATATAATACAAGTAAAAGAAAAAGATAGCTTAAAAAAACTAGTCAGGTCAAATATAGAAAAAACATCAACACTTAGAAAATTACCAACTTGGATAGAAGTAAATGCTGATGATTTAAATGCAAAAGTAACCCGACCCCCAGCAAGAGATGAAATACCTACTCTTGCAAATGAACAAATGATTGTTGAGTACTATTCTAAGAGAGCGTAA
- the cdd gene encoding cytidine deaminase, which yields MGNKDQDAIAKAFQLAEAARNNSYSPYSKFKVGACIKTKNNAFFQGSNVENASFGATRCAEQTAIMNMISSVGTQKIDFILITTTPASVPCAICRQVMSEFFEEDTKILMTDPNQFNATNTVSQIYTLKDLLQIPFNKQELSRIFKENQET from the coding sequence GTGGGAAATAAGGATCAAGATGCAATTGCAAAAGCATTTCAATTGGCTGAAGCTGCAAGAAATAATTCATATTCACCCTATTCAAAATTCAAAGTGGGAGCTTGTATTAAAACTAAAAATAATGCATTTTTTCAAGGTTCAAATGTTGAAAATGCAAGTTTTGGAGCAACTCGTTGTGCAGAACAAACTGCAATAATGAATATGATATCATCTGTTGGCACACAAAAAATAGATTTTATATTGATAACAACAACTCCAGCAAGTGTTCCATGTGCAATATGTCGCCAAGTGATGTCAGAATTTTTTGAAGAAGATACTAAAATATTAATGACAGATCCCAATCAATTTAATGCCACTAACACAGTCTCACAAATTTACACCCTTAAAGATTTACTTCAAATTCCATTCAACAAACAAGAACTATCAAGAATATTTAAGGAAAATCAAGAAACATAA
- a CDS encoding DHH family phosphoesterase yields MVDVIEFIKKYNNFIVIGHKDPDFDCIGSSLALASFLSRIGKRVVMLNEGPFVRKEIIPFKDKFLSRWPDIDSADYVVIILDCSIFDRIGDEFVFYVKDMPILVIDHHASGDKLDVPGYIDPFAPSTTFLIEKLIRKFGYEVTKEEAWYILVGFCTDTGFFRFISSSDPEPFEMVARLVSKGLSLKDIYNYVESVKSLASISILSVMLNNLKTYFDGKVLLTVLPFHSKKDTNVSGVNELFYAFLNNVENNEILIILKEMEDGSILVGLRSREYFDVGELAKYFGGGGHKHASGFKVKNSSLNLLESQIISYIRDSIRA; encoded by the coding sequence ATGGTAGATGTTATTGAATTTATTAAGAAATACAATAATTTTATTGTTATTGGGCACAAAGATCCTGATTTTGATTGTATTGGTTCATCTTTGGCTTTAGCTTCTTTTTTGTCTAGAATAGGCAAGAGGGTTGTCATGTTAAATGAAGGTCCTTTTGTGCGCAAGGAAATAATTCCTTTTAAAGATAAATTTTTATCTAGATGGCCAGATATTGACTCTGCAGATTACGTTGTTATTATTTTGGATTGTTCCATATTTGATCGAATTGGAGATGAATTTGTTTTTTATGTAAAAGATATGCCTATTCTTGTTATTGATCATCATGCATCAGGTGATAAATTGGATGTTCCTGGATATATTGATCCCTTTGCTCCTTCAACGACTTTTTTGATTGAGAAATTAATTAGAAAATTTGGGTATGAAGTTACTAAGGAAGAAGCATGGTATATTTTGGTCGGATTTTGCACAGACACAGGCTTTTTTAGATTTATTTCAAGCAGTGATCCTGAACCTTTTGAAATGGTAGCCAGACTTGTATCTAAAGGTTTAAGTCTTAAAGATATTTATAATTATGTTGAATCTGTTAAGAGCTTAGCGTCAATAAGTATACTTAGTGTGATGTTAAATAACCTTAAAACTTATTTTGATGGGAAAGTATTGCTGACTGTTTTGCCTTTTCATTCTAAGAAGGATACTAATGTTAGTGGCGTTAATGAACTGTTTTATGCATTTCTTAATAATGTTGAGAATAATGAAATATTAATTATTTTAAAAGAGATGGAAGATGGTTCTATTCTGGTGGGGCTTCGTTCTAGAGAATATTTCGATGTGGGTGAGCTTGCAAAATATTTTGGGGGTGGGGGACATAAGCATGCCAGTGGGTTTAAAGTTAAAAATAGTTCTTTAAATCTTTTAGAGAGTCAAATAATTTCATACATTAGGGACTCTATTAGGGCTTAA